In a genomic window of Acidimicrobiia bacterium:
- a CDS encoding YlxR family protein: protein MCVGCRRRAVPSRLVRVVSGPGGSLLAGRGLPGRGAWICADAPGCVQKAAKRNAFAKALRVPVAPAAVLALWPSPDP, encoded by the coding sequence ATGTGCGTGGGGTGCCGTCGTCGGGCGGTCCCTTCGCGCCTCGTGCGAGTGGTCAGCGGACCGGGGGGTAGCCTGCTGGCCGGTCGAGGCCTTCCGGGCCGTGGGGCCTGGATCTGCGCCGATGCTCCCGGGTGCGTGCAGAAGGCGGCGAAGCGGAATGCCTTTGCCAAGGCCCTGCGGGTGCCCGTGGCCCCAGCGGCGGTCCTTGCCCTCTGGCCGAGCCCCGACCCCTGA